From a region of the Streptacidiphilus albus JL83 genome:
- a CDS encoding LysR family transcriptional regulator, translated as MIEARHLRVLRAVARTGSFSGAARELGYTQPAVSQQMKALEKSVGTRLVARVGRGVQLSEAGQALVRHAAGILAGLAAAEEEVAAIAGLHAGRVRLVSFPTASSTLVPSAVARLRADRPGVRVSLSEAEPPESLALLRGGDCEIALAFRYPGRPTGVQLPAEVPGSRRQARAEATVQAAASAAAADWSDLAVRRLLDDRLVAVVPTAHPLAARPSTAAGPRSPVDLAELAEEQWIAGCPQCRGHLVELCEEAGFTPGIDFATDDCPAVFGLVAAGLGVAVLPELALRAVRPNGVAVLPLASGVYREVVALTVPDLAAVPAVALMLDQLALVSAPGAGPA; from the coding sequence ATGATCGAGGCCCGCCATCTCCGAGTGCTCCGCGCCGTCGCCCGCACCGGTTCCTTCTCCGGCGCCGCGCGCGAACTGGGCTACACCCAGCCCGCGGTGAGCCAGCAGATGAAGGCGCTGGAGAAGTCGGTGGGGACCAGGCTGGTGGCCCGGGTCGGCCGGGGCGTGCAGCTCAGCGAGGCCGGCCAGGCGCTGGTGCGGCACGCGGCCGGGATCCTGGCCGGGCTGGCCGCGGCCGAGGAGGAGGTCGCCGCCATCGCCGGGCTGCACGCCGGACGGGTGCGGCTGGTGTCCTTCCCGACGGCCAGCTCGACCCTGGTCCCGTCGGCGGTGGCGCGGCTGCGGGCGGACCGGCCGGGGGTGCGGGTCTCGCTGTCCGAGGCGGAGCCGCCGGAGTCGCTGGCGCTGCTGCGCGGCGGCGACTGCGAGATCGCGCTGGCGTTCCGCTATCCGGGGCGGCCGACCGGGGTGCAGCTCCCGGCGGAGGTCCCCGGCTCGCGCCGGCAGGCCCGCGCGGAGGCGACGGTGCAGGCCGCCGCCTCCGCCGCGGCCGCGGACTGGTCCGACCTGGCGGTCCGGCGGCTGCTCGACGACCGGCTGGTCGCGGTGGTGCCGACCGCCCACCCGCTGGCCGCCCGCCCGTCGACCGCGGCCGGCCCGCGGAGCCCGGTCGACCTGGCCGAACTGGCGGAGGAGCAGTGGATCGCCGGCTGCCCGCAGTGCCGGGGCCATCTGGTCGAACTGTGCGAGGAGGCCGGCTTCACCCCGGGCATCGACTTCGCCACGGACGACTGTCCGGCGGTGTTCGGGCTGGTGGCGGCGGGGCTGGGGGTGGCGGTGCTGCCGGAGCTCGCGCTCCGGGCGGTGCGGCCGAACGGGGTGGCGGTGCTCCCGCTGGCCTCCGGGGTCTACCGCGAGGTGGTCGCGCTCACCGTGCCCGACCTGGCGGCGGTTCCGGCGGTGGCGCTGATGCTGGACCAATTGGCCCTGGTGTCCGCCCCCGGCGCGGGTCCGGCCTGA
- a CDS encoding WhiB family transcriptional regulator, producing MADFSRLPGPNADLWDWQLSAACRGVDSSLFFHPEGERGAARSSREQSAKEVCTRCPVRAECAAHALAVREPYGVWGGLTEDEREELLGRSRQRPLDPSTLINS from the coding sequence ATGGCAGACTTCTCCCGCCTCCCCGGCCCCAACGCGGATCTCTGGGACTGGCAACTCTCCGCCGCCTGCCGCGGCGTGGACAGCTCCCTCTTCTTCCACCCCGAGGGCGAGCGCGGCGCGGCGCGCAGCTCCCGGGAGCAGTCCGCCAAAGAGGTGTGCACCCGCTGCCCCGTCCGCGCCGAATGCGCCGCCCACGCCCTGGCCGTCCGCGAGCCGTACGGCGTCTGGGGCGGTCTGACCGAGGACGAGCGCGAGGAGCTCCTCGGCCGCTCCCGGCAACGCCCGCTCGACCCGTCCACCCTGATCAACAGCTGA
- a CDS encoding response regulator transcription factor: MTSVLVCDDSPLAREALRRAVATVPGVDRVTTATNGEEVLRRWVADRSDLVLMDVRMPGLGGVETVRRLLSADPGARIIMLTVAEDLDGVALAVAAGARGYLHKDASRAELRATVTQALADPTWRLAPRRLRCAEMGAAPTLTAREIQVLEGMSHGRSNAEIGRELFLSEDTVKTHARRLFKKLGASDRAHAVALGFRWGLVR; this comes from the coding sequence ATGACATCCGTTCTCGTCTGTGATGATTCACCGCTTGCCCGTGAGGCGCTGCGCCGCGCGGTGGCGACCGTGCCCGGCGTGGACCGGGTGACCACGGCGACCAACGGCGAGGAGGTGCTCCGCCGGTGGGTGGCCGACCGCTCCGACCTGGTCCTGATGGACGTGCGGATGCCCGGCCTCGGCGGGGTCGAGACCGTGCGGCGACTGCTGTCCGCCGACCCGGGCGCCCGCATCATCATGCTCACCGTCGCGGAGGACCTCGACGGGGTGGCGCTGGCGGTGGCCGCGGGCGCACGGGGCTACCTCCACAAGGACGCCTCCCGGGCGGAGCTGCGCGCCACGGTCACCCAGGCCCTGGCCGACCCGACCTGGCGGCTCGCCCCGCGCCGGCTCCGCTGCGCCGAGATGGGCGCCGCGCCCACGCTGACGGCCCGTGAGATCCAGGTGCTGGAGGGAATGAGCCACGGCCGCAGCAACGCCGAGATCGGCCGCGAGCTGTTCCTCTCCGAGGACACCGTGAAGACCCACGCCCGACGGCTCTTCAAGAAGCTCGGGGCCTCCGACCGCGCGCATGCCGTCGCCCTCGGTTTCCGCTGGGGCCTCGTCCGCTGA
- the shbA gene encoding RNA polymerase sigma factor ShbA: MRDDDVTAAPGGGQPSGGSSVPIGALVVRAVGGDAGATDALLAQVHPLVLRYCRTRLVRLPGGARHHVDDVAQEVCLAVLCALPRYRDEGRPFEAFVYGIAAHKIADLQRAAMRGPGQPLSLAEELPEKPDEALGPEERALLSSDAAWARELLACLPARQRELVLLRIAAGLTAEETGEVLGMSAGAVRVAQHRALSRLRALAGDNHEGLSA; encoded by the coding sequence GTGCGCGACGACGATGTGACCGCCGCCCCCGGCGGTGGACAGCCCTCGGGTGGGTCTTCGGTGCCCATCGGGGCGCTGGTGGTCCGCGCTGTCGGCGGTGACGCCGGGGCGACCGACGCACTGCTGGCCCAGGTCCATCCGCTGGTGCTGCGCTACTGCCGGACCCGGCTGGTCCGGCTCCCTGGCGGGGCCAGGCACCATGTCGACGACGTCGCCCAGGAGGTCTGCCTGGCGGTGCTCTGCGCGCTGCCGCGCTACCGCGACGAGGGCCGTCCGTTCGAGGCGTTCGTCTACGGCATCGCCGCCCACAAGATCGCCGACCTCCAGCGGGCCGCGATGCGCGGACCCGGCCAGCCGCTCTCGCTCGCCGAGGAGCTGCCGGAGAAGCCGGACGAGGCGCTCGGCCCGGAGGAGCGCGCGCTGCTCAGCAGCGACGCCGCCTGGGCCCGCGAACTCCTCGCCTGCCTGCCCGCCCGCCAGCGCGAGCTGGTGCTGCTGCGGATCGCCGCCGGGCTGACCGCCGAGGAGACCGGCGAGGTGCTCGGGATGTCGGCCGGCGCGGTCCGGGTGGCCCAGCACCGCGCGCTCAGCCGACTGCGGGCGCTGGCCGGGGACAACCACGAGGGCCTCTCCGCCTGA
- the guaB gene encoding IMP dehydrogenase → MSLNAAGVPDKFAMLGLTYDDVLLLPGASSVLPNQVDTSSRVSRNVRVNIPLLSAAMDKVTEARMAIAMARQGGVGVLHRNLSIEDQVNQVDLVKRSESGMVTDPITVGPEATLAEADALCAKFRISGVPVTDPAGRLLGIVTNRDMAFEADRSRQVREIMTPMPLITGEVGISGEDAIARLRRHKIEKLPLVDADGVLKGLITVKDFVKAEKYPHAAKDAEGRLLVGAAVGASAEALERAQALAAVGVDFLIVDTSHGHNSNALSWMSKIKSTVGVDVIGGNVATRDGAQALIDAGVDGVKVGVGPGSICTTRVVAGIGVPQVTAIYEAALACREAGVPVIGDGGLQYSGDIGKALAAGADTVMLGSLLAGCEESPGELLFINGKQFKSYRGMGSLGAMQSRGQAKSFSKDRYFQGDVSSDEKLIAEGIEGQVPYRGPLSAVLYQLVGGLRQTMGYVGAATVAEMEAKGRFVRITSAGLKESHPHDIQMTVEAPNYHGH, encoded by the coding sequence ATGTCTTTGAATGCCGCAGGTGTCCCCGACAAGTTCGCGATGCTCGGGCTGACCTACGACGACGTTCTGCTGCTGCCCGGCGCCTCCTCGGTGCTGCCGAACCAGGTGGACACCTCCTCACGGGTCTCCAGGAACGTCCGGGTCAACATCCCACTGCTCTCCGCCGCCATGGACAAGGTCACCGAGGCGCGGATGGCCATCGCCATGGCCCGCCAGGGCGGCGTCGGCGTACTGCACCGCAACCTGTCCATCGAGGACCAGGTCAACCAGGTCGACCTGGTGAAGCGCTCCGAGTCCGGCATGGTCACCGACCCGATCACGGTCGGCCCCGAGGCCACCCTGGCCGAGGCGGACGCGCTCTGCGCCAAGTTCCGGATCAGCGGCGTCCCGGTCACCGACCCGGCCGGTCGGCTGCTCGGCATCGTCACCAACCGCGACATGGCCTTCGAGGCGGACCGCAGCCGCCAGGTCCGCGAGATCATGACCCCGATGCCGCTGATCACCGGCGAGGTCGGGATAAGCGGTGAGGACGCGATCGCCCGGCTGCGCCGCCACAAGATCGAGAAGCTGCCGCTGGTGGACGCCGACGGCGTGCTCAAGGGCCTGATCACGGTCAAGGACTTCGTCAAGGCCGAGAAGTACCCGCACGCGGCCAAGGACGCCGAGGGCCGACTGCTGGTCGGCGCGGCCGTCGGCGCCAGCGCCGAGGCGCTGGAGCGGGCCCAGGCGCTGGCCGCCGTGGGCGTGGACTTCCTGATCGTGGACACCTCGCACGGCCACAACAGCAATGCGCTGAGCTGGATGTCGAAGATCAAGTCGACCGTCGGCGTGGACGTCATCGGCGGCAACGTGGCCACCCGCGACGGCGCCCAGGCGCTGATCGACGCGGGCGTGGACGGCGTCAAGGTCGGCGTCGGCCCCGGCTCCATCTGCACCACCCGCGTGGTGGCCGGCATCGGCGTCCCGCAGGTCACCGCGATCTACGAGGCCGCCCTGGCCTGCCGCGAGGCGGGCGTGCCGGTGATCGGCGACGGCGGCCTCCAGTACTCCGGCGACATCGGCAAGGCCCTCGCGGCCGGCGCCGACACGGTGATGCTCGGCAGCCTGCTCGCGGGCTGCGAGGAGTCCCCGGGCGAGCTGCTCTTCATCAACGGCAAGCAGTTCAAGTCCTACCGGGGCATGGGCTCGCTGGGTGCGATGCAGTCGCGCGGCCAGGCGAAGTCCTTCTCCAAGGACCGCTACTTCCAGGGCGACGTCAGCTCGGACGAGAAGCTGATCGCCGAGGGCATCGAGGGCCAGGTGCCCTACCGCGGCCCGCTCTCCGCCGTGCTCTACCAGCTGGTCGGCGGGCTGCGGCAGACCATGGGCTATGTCGGCGCCGCCACGGTCGCCGAGATGGAGGCCAAGGGCCGCTTCGTGCGGATCACCTCGGCCGGGCTCAAGGAGAGCCACCCGCACGACATCCAGATGACCGTCGAGGCGCCGAACTACCACGGCCACTGA
- a CDS encoding GuaB3 family IMP dehydrogenase-related protein yields the protein MTEIEIGRGKRGRRAYAFDDIAVVPSRRTRDPKEVSIAWQIDAYRFELPFLAAPMDSVVSPEQAIAFGRMGGLGVLNLEGLWTRYEDPLPLLQEITEVKDEALATRRLQEIYREPIKAELIGRRLKEIRDSGVVTAAALSPQRTAEFSKVVVDAGVDIFVIRGTTVSAEHVSGAAEPLNLKQFIYELDVPVIVGGCATYTAALHLMRTGAAGVLVGFGGGAAHTTRTVLGIQVPMATAVADVAAARRDYMDESGGRYVHVIADGGVGYSGDLAKAVACGADAVMIGAALARANDAPGRGFHWGMEAVHEELPRGKRVDLGTVGTTEEILLGPSHTPDGTMNLFGALRRAMATTGYSELKEFQRVEVTVAHK from the coding sequence GTGACCGAGATCGAGATCGGGCGGGGCAAGCGGGGCCGACGGGCATACGCCTTCGACGACATCGCCGTCGTACCGAGCCGCCGGACCCGGGACCCGAAGGAGGTCTCGATCGCCTGGCAGATCGACGCCTACCGGTTCGAGCTCCCCTTCCTGGCCGCGCCGATGGACAGCGTGGTGTCGCCCGAACAGGCCATCGCCTTCGGCCGGATGGGCGGCCTGGGCGTGCTCAACCTCGAGGGCCTGTGGACCCGCTACGAGGACCCGCTGCCGCTGCTGCAGGAGATCACCGAGGTCAAGGACGAGGCGCTGGCCACCCGCCGGCTCCAGGAGATCTACCGGGAGCCGATCAAGGCCGAGCTGATCGGCCGTCGGCTCAAGGAGATCCGCGACTCCGGCGTGGTCACCGCCGCCGCGCTCTCGCCGCAGCGCACCGCCGAGTTCTCCAAGGTCGTGGTCGACGCCGGCGTCGACATCTTCGTCATCCGGGGCACCACGGTCTCCGCCGAGCACGTCTCCGGCGCGGCCGAGCCGCTCAACCTCAAGCAGTTCATCTACGAGCTCGACGTCCCGGTGATCGTCGGCGGCTGCGCCACCTACACGGCGGCGCTGCACCTGATGCGCACCGGCGCGGCCGGCGTGCTGGTCGGCTTCGGCGGCGGCGCGGCGCACACCACCCGCACCGTGCTCGGCATCCAGGTGCCGATGGCGACGGCCGTGGCGGACGTCGCGGCGGCCCGCCGCGACTACATGGACGAGTCCGGCGGCCGGTACGTCCACGTCATCGCGGACGGCGGCGTCGGCTACAGCGGGGACCTGGCCAAGGCCGTCGCCTGCGGCGCGGACGCGGTCATGATCGGCGCGGCGCTGGCCCGCGCCAACGACGCCCCCGGCCGGGGCTTCCACTGGGGCATGGAGGCCGTCCACGAGGAGCTGCCGCGCGGCAAGCGGGTGGACCTGGGCACGGTCGGCACCACCGAGGAGATCCTGCTCGGCCCGTCCCACACGCCCGACGGCACCATGAACCTCTTCGGCGCGCTGCGCCGGGCGATGGCCACCACCGGCTACTCGGAGCTCAAGGAGTTCCAGCGGGTCGAGGTCACGGTCGCGCACAAGTAG
- a CDS encoding glycerol-3-phosphate dehydrogenase/oxidase: MRSAKLGPVERAESLARMAERELDILVVGGGVVGAGTALDAVTRGLATGIVEARDWASGTSSRSSKLIHGGLRYLEMLDFALVQEALKERGLLLQTLAPHLVKPVPFLYPLQHRGWERPYVGSGIAMYDAMSLAGGHGRGLPVHRHLSRRQALRQAPCLRKDALVGAVQYYDAQMDDARFVATLVRTAAGYGAAAANRARVVGFLREGERVVGARVHDLEQGGEFEVRARQVVNATGVWTDETQALVGHRGQFHVRASKGIHLVVPRDRIHSSTGLILRTEKSVLFVIPWGRHWIVGTTDTEWTLGKDHPAASSADIEYLLDHVNAVLATPLTREDVEGVYAGLRPLLAGESDATSQLSREHVVQHAVPGLVVVAGGKYTTYRVMAKDAVDEAVHGLDQRVPPSCTEQVPLAGAEGYRALWNGRAELARTSGLHVARIEHLLNRYGSLASEVLALIAAEPGLAEPLGGADDYLRAEVVHAARSEGARHLDDVLARRTRISIETFDRGTASMVEVAELMARELSWDKGQVDREVEHYRMRVEAERESQQQPDDLTADAARLGAEDIVPLG; the protein is encoded by the coding sequence ATGCGGAGCGCGAAACTGGGACCGGTCGAGCGGGCGGAGTCGCTCGCCCGGATGGCCGAACGCGAGCTCGACATCCTCGTCGTCGGCGGCGGGGTGGTCGGGGCGGGGACCGCCCTGGACGCGGTGACCCGCGGGCTGGCGACCGGGATCGTGGAGGCCAGGGACTGGGCCTCGGGAACGTCCAGCCGGTCCAGCAAGCTGATCCACGGCGGGCTGCGCTATCTGGAGATGCTGGACTTCGCGCTGGTCCAGGAGGCGCTGAAGGAGCGCGGCCTGCTGCTGCAGACCCTCGCCCCGCACCTGGTGAAGCCGGTGCCCTTCCTCTACCCGCTGCAGCACCGGGGCTGGGAACGGCCCTATGTGGGATCCGGTATCGCGATGTACGACGCCATGTCGCTGGCCGGCGGCCACGGCCGGGGGCTGCCGGTGCACCGGCACCTGAGCCGCCGTCAGGCCCTGCGGCAGGCGCCCTGCCTGCGCAAGGACGCGCTGGTCGGCGCGGTGCAGTACTACGACGCGCAGATGGACGACGCCCGGTTCGTGGCCACCCTGGTCCGCACCGCCGCCGGCTACGGCGCCGCCGCCGCCAACCGGGCCCGGGTGGTGGGCTTCCTCCGCGAGGGCGAGCGGGTGGTCGGCGCCCGGGTCCACGACCTGGAGCAGGGCGGCGAGTTCGAGGTGCGGGCCCGGCAGGTGGTGAACGCCACCGGGGTGTGGACCGACGAGACCCAGGCGCTGGTCGGCCACCGCGGCCAGTTCCACGTCCGGGCCTCGAAGGGCATCCACCTGGTGGTGCCGCGCGACCGGATCCACTCCTCGACCGGGCTGATCCTGCGCACCGAGAAGAGCGTCCTCTTCGTCATCCCCTGGGGCCGGCACTGGATCGTGGGCACCACGGACACCGAGTGGACGCTCGGCAAGGACCACCCGGCCGCCAGCAGCGCCGACATCGAGTACCTGCTCGACCATGTGAACGCGGTCCTGGCCACCCCGCTGACCAGGGAGGACGTCGAGGGCGTCTATGCGGGTCTGCGTCCGCTGCTGGCGGGTGAGTCGGACGCCACCTCCCAGCTGAGCCGTGAGCACGTGGTCCAGCACGCGGTGCCCGGGCTGGTGGTGGTGGCCGGCGGCAAGTACACCACCTACCGGGTGATGGCCAAGGACGCCGTCGACGAGGCGGTGCACGGACTGGACCAGAGAGTTCCGCCGAGCTGCACCGAGCAGGTGCCGCTGGCCGGGGCCGAGGGCTACCGGGCACTGTGGAACGGCCGCGCCGAACTGGCCCGGACCAGCGGGCTCCATGTCGCCCGGATCGAGCACCTGCTGAACCGCTACGGCTCGCTGGCCAGTGAGGTGCTGGCGCTGATCGCCGCCGAACCGGGGCTGGCCGAGCCGCTCGGCGGCGCGGACGACTACCTCCGTGCGGAGGTGGTCCACGCGGCCCGCAGCGAGGGCGCCCGGCATCTGGACGACGTGCTGGCGCGGCGGACCCGGATCTCGATCGAGACCTTCGACCGGGGCACCGCCTCCATGGTGGAGGTGGCCGAGCTGATGGCCCGTGAGCTGTCCTGGGACAAGGGGCAGGTGGACCGGGAGGTCGAGCACTACCGGATGCGGGTCGAGGCCGAGCGCGAGTCCCAGCAGCAGCCCGACGACCTGACGGCGGACGCCGCCAGACTGGGGGCGGAGGACATCGTCCCGCTCGGATAG
- a CDS encoding serine/threonine-protein kinase has product MTAEQDASGRLLAGRYRLESVLGRGGMGTVWRATDEVLGRPVAVKELRFAAGVDEDERRRLVARTLTEAKAIARVRHTAAVTVYDVVEEDNRPWIVMELVESRSLSEVINIEGVLPPRRAAEIGLELLAVLGQAHRAGILHRDVKPSNILIGHDGRVVLTDFGIARVEGDPSVTSTGMLVGAPSYISPERARGRIPGAPADLWSLGATLYAMVEGRPPYEKGSALSTLTAVMTEDLLPPVNGGALTPVIAGLLRKDPEQRFDEAITRRLLTRVASEADTQPYEQSYEQPYEQPYEQPYARSYEPSRTPTAVGSSGSDPTQEGTAALALPPEERFVEPLRQPAPVPAPARRSSRRRRSGKLLIGLLVLLLVAGGGVWVALAQAQRHNAGTGSDGASAAAPAGYQRVDGPGGSTVEIPVGWVRTRVSADRSKFQGPAGTLIVDWTDNPGNSALTGVRAEAARTSGSFADYRQLELKTVDYRDGWDAADWEWTYTGSNGTALRATSRYAITDSRDGFSLYWTASAATWDGTRNKELLRTFEDSFQP; this is encoded by the coding sequence ATGACCGCTGAACAGGACGCGTCCGGGCGGCTGCTCGCGGGCCGCTACCGGCTGGAGTCCGTCCTGGGCCGGGGCGGTATGGGGACGGTGTGGCGGGCCACCGACGAGGTGCTCGGCCGGCCGGTCGCGGTGAAGGAACTGCGCTTCGCGGCCGGGGTCGACGAGGACGAGCGGCGCCGGCTGGTGGCCCGCACCCTGACCGAGGCCAAGGCCATCGCCCGGGTCCGGCACACCGCCGCGGTCACCGTCTACGACGTGGTCGAGGAGGACAACCGGCCGTGGATCGTGATGGAGCTGGTGGAGTCCCGCTCGCTGAGCGAGGTCATCAACATCGAGGGGGTGCTGCCGCCGAGGCGGGCCGCCGAGATCGGGCTGGAGCTGCTGGCGGTGCTCGGCCAGGCGCACCGCGCCGGGATCCTGCACCGTGACGTCAAACCGTCCAACATCCTGATCGGCCACGACGGGCGGGTGGTGCTGACCGACTTCGGCATCGCCCGGGTCGAGGGCGACCCCTCGGTGACCTCGACCGGGATGCTGGTCGGCGCGCCCTCGTACATCTCGCCGGAGCGGGCGCGCGGCCGGATACCGGGCGCACCGGCGGACCTGTGGTCGCTCGGGGCGACGCTGTACGCGATGGTCGAGGGGCGGCCGCCGTACGAGAAGGGCTCGGCGCTGTCCACGCTGACGGCGGTGATGACCGAGGACCTGCTCCCGCCGGTCAACGGCGGCGCGCTGACCCCGGTCATCGCCGGGCTGCTGCGGAAGGACCCGGAGCAGCGCTTCGACGAGGCCATCACCCGCCGACTGCTGACGCGGGTGGCCTCCGAGGCGGACACCCAGCCCTACGAGCAGTCCTACGAGCAGCCCTACGAGCAGCCCTACGAGCAGCCGTACGCACGCTCCTACGAGCCCTCGCGGACGCCGACCGCGGTCGGTTCCAGCGGTTCCGACCCGACCCAGGAGGGCACGGCCGCGCTCGCGCTGCCGCCGGAGGAGCGCTTCGTCGAGCCGCTGCGGCAGCCCGCGCCCGTTCCGGCGCCCGCCCGCCGCTCCAGCCGCCGCCGGCGCTCCGGCAAGCTGCTGATCGGGCTGCTGGTGCTGCTGCTGGTGGCCGGCGGCGGGGTCTGGGTGGCGCTGGCCCAGGCCCAGCGGCACAACGCCGGGACCGGCTCGGACGGGGCGTCGGCCGCCGCCCCGGCGGGCTACCAGCGGGTGGACGGTCCGGGCGGCTCGACCGTCGAGATCCCCGTGGGCTGGGTCCGGACCCGGGTCTCGGCCGACCGCTCCAAGTTCCAGGGCCCGGCCGGGACGCTGATCGTGGACTGGACCGACAACCCCGGGAACAGCGCCCTGACCGGTGTCCGGGCCGAGGCGGCCCGGACCTCCGGCAGCTTCGCCGACTACCGGCAGCTGGAGCTGAAGACGGTCGACTACCGCGACGGCTGGGACGCCGCCGACTGGGAGTGGACCTACACCGGCAGCAACGGCACCGCCCTGCGCGCGACGAGCCGGTACGCCATCACCGACAGCCGCGACGGCTTCTCGCTCTACTGGACCGCATCGGCCGCGACCTGGGACGGGACCCGGAACAAGGAGCTGCTGCGCACCTTCGAGGACAGCTTCCAGCCCTAA